The Leptospira bouyouniensis genome has a segment encoding these proteins:
- a CDS encoding MlaD family protein: MNQSSKIYFKVGVFVLVSFFTLILFLIVFTAGNIFQRSVSLETYFDESVQGLDIGSPVKHRGVKVGTVQEITFVQNEYADKLNEDTALRYGRYVLIKMSVPDFVKGVYGNDLKKTVERMIKSGLRVRLASQGLTGTAYLEVDYLNPEKNPPLYIEWEPKTVYIPSAPSTISRFTASVDKFFEKVEKADVDKILFGVGDLIKNLNQTILDARLGDLTKEATLLLVDLRKTNGEVKALIASPETQNLPKKLDQTVVQLQTTLKRLDTLLASNQGDISTSIENLRIASEDLKEVTANAKKYPSQFLFGDAPNKSKLWK; encoded by the coding sequence ATGAATCAATCTAGTAAAATTTATTTTAAAGTTGGTGTGTTTGTTTTAGTTAGCTTTTTTACATTGATATTATTTTTAATTGTATTTACGGCCGGAAATATTTTCCAAAGATCGGTGAGTTTAGAAACTTACTTTGATGAATCCGTACAAGGTTTGGACATTGGATCACCTGTCAAACACCGTGGTGTGAAAGTCGGAACGGTTCAAGAAATTACTTTCGTTCAAAATGAATATGCAGACAAATTAAATGAAGATACTGCATTACGATATGGCAGATATGTACTCATTAAAATGTCGGTGCCTGATTTTGTGAAAGGTGTTTATGGAAATGATTTGAAAAAAACAGTAGAACGAATGATCAAAAGTGGGCTTCGTGTCAGGCTCGCATCACAAGGATTAACTGGTACAGCTTATTTAGAAGTGGATTATTTAAATCCAGAAAAAAATCCACCATTATACATAGAATGGGAGCCAAAAACAGTATATATCCCTTCTGCACCAAGTACCATTTCAAGGTTTACTGCATCGGTAGATAAGTTTTTTGAAAAAGTCGAAAAAGCGGATGTTGATAAAATTTTATTTGGTGTAGGTGATTTGATTAAAAACTTAAACCAAACGATTTTGGATGCACGATTAGGTGACTTAACTAAAGAAGCCACGTTATTACTTGTTGATTTGCGTAAAACAAATGGTGAGGTTAAAGCACTGATTGCAAGTCCAGAAACACAAAATCTCCCTAAAAAATTGGACCAAACTGTTGTCCAACTACAAACCACTCTCAAACGACTGGATACTCTCCTTGCATCTAACCAAGGTGATATCTCTACTTCGATTGAAAATTTGAGAATTGCATCGGAAGACTTAAAGGAAGTCACGGCTAATGCAAAAAAATATCCTTCACAGTTCCTATTTGGAGATGCTCCAAATAAGTCTAAATTATGGAAATGA
- a CDS encoding ABC transporter ATP-binding protein, whose amino-acid sequence MKDKPIIRVEHLTTGYGQTVIMEDISFDVYKGEIFGILGGSGCGKSTVLKNMIGLTKPFSGRIWIDEDDIVLAEGKQKVNIWNRIGVMYQQSALFGSMTLLENVRLPLEEFTNLPIPIMNEIVMTKLKMVGLFPFAHLAPSELSGGMRKRAAIARAMAMDPEIIFLDEPSAGLDPITSVELDHLIIRLSRTLGVTFVIVTHELPSVFTMADRVIMLDKSQKGIIAEGKPKDLKEKSKDPFVRQFFNRIPQESAPL is encoded by the coding sequence ATGAAAGACAAACCAATCATTCGAGTCGAACACCTAACAACTGGTTACGGTCAAACAGTGATTATGGAAGACATTTCCTTCGATGTTTACAAAGGAGAAATTTTTGGAATCCTTGGTGGCTCAGGTTGTGGGAAGTCGACAGTATTAAAAAATATGATTGGTTTAACAAAACCATTCAGTGGTAGGATTTGGATCGATGAGGACGACATCGTTCTTGCTGAAGGCAAACAAAAAGTTAACATTTGGAACCGAATTGGAGTGATGTACCAACAAAGTGCTTTATTTGGATCCATGACACTATTAGAGAATGTAAGATTACCTCTTGAAGAGTTTACTAACCTTCCCATTCCCATCATGAATGAAATTGTTATGACCAAATTAAAAATGGTAGGTTTGTTTCCATTTGCCCACCTTGCTCCTTCTGAACTTTCGGGTGGAATGAGAAAAAGAGCTGCCATTGCTCGTGCGATGGCAATGGACCCTGAAATTATATTTTTAGATGAACCAAGCGCTGGACTTGATCCTATCACAAGTGTGGAACTTGACCATTTGATCATTCGTTTGTCTAGAACATTGGGAGTCACCTTTGTAATCGTAACACATGAGTTACCATCAGTTTTCACGATGGCAGACCGTGTGATCATGTTAGACAAATCCCAAAAAGGTATTATAGCAGAAGGAAAACCAAAAGATTTGAAAGAAAAATCAAAGGATCCATTTGTTAGGCAATTTTTTAATCGTATCCCGCAGGAGAGTGCTCCCTTATGA
- a CDS encoding MlaE family ABC transporter permease translates to MESNQRQSSFLWEGNTLEIHLPEIFNTKEVSKDWVTFFDLLSKNSPRNISIYANKLIETDTSGISFLKLVRTESESKNIQFNLHGLDEKFQYLLNIANDDSKKYKEQLAVALRKSEQIGKLTIDSLLEFKYLITFTGELTVSFWRSFLHPSKIRWKDSFRVAESMGVNAFPIIAMIGFLLGLIMSFQSAIPMRRFGAEIFVANLVGLSLFRELGPLMTAFILSGRSGSAFAAELGTMKVSEEIDALTTMGLPPVQFLIIPRLVASLIVTPLLTIVFNLFGLIGGAVVLVSFGFPLITFVNQVNIAVGLSDILGGLLKSYFFGMIIASIGCYRGLKTASGAGAVGESTTSAVVGSIILVSILDGIFSVLYFYLRI, encoded by the coding sequence GTGGAATCTAATCAAAGACAATCTTCATTTTTATGGGAAGGAAACACCTTAGAAATCCATTTACCCGAAATTTTTAATACAAAAGAAGTTTCGAAAGACTGGGTGACTTTTTTTGATCTACTATCAAAAAATTCACCTAGAAATATTTCAATTTATGCAAACAAACTGATCGAAACCGACACATCTGGGATTTCTTTTTTAAAATTAGTCAGAACAGAATCTGAATCTAAGAATATCCAATTCAACTTACATGGATTAGATGAAAAATTCCAATACCTGCTAAATATCGCAAATGATGATAGTAAAAAATATAAAGAACAATTGGCGGTAGCCCTACGAAAATCAGAACAAATTGGAAAACTTACGATTGATTCTTTGTTGGAATTCAAATACCTCATCACATTTACGGGAGAACTTACTGTTTCGTTTTGGCGTTCGTTTTTACATCCATCCAAAATCAGATGGAAAGATAGTTTTCGAGTCGCCGAGTCAATGGGAGTCAATGCATTTCCCATCATTGCGATGATAGGATTTTTGCTGGGGCTTATCATGTCATTTCAGTCTGCGATACCTATGAGGCGATTTGGCGCTGAGATCTTTGTTGCGAACCTTGTTGGGCTCTCACTCTTTCGGGAACTTGGCCCACTCATGACAGCGTTTATTTTATCTGGTCGATCAGGTTCAGCCTTTGCCGCAGAACTAGGGACTATGAAGGTGTCTGAAGAAATTGATGCACTCACAACGATGGGCCTACCTCCTGTTCAATTCCTCATCATTCCAAGGCTTGTGGCATCACTAATTGTCACTCCCTTGCTTACTATTGTGTTCAATTTATTTGGTCTCATTGGAGGTGCAGTGGTACTTGTCAGTTTTGGATTTCCATTGATTACATTCGTGAACCAAGTGAACATTGCCGTTGGACTTTCCGATATTTTAGGTGGACTTCTAAAATCTTATTTTTTTGGAATGATCATCGCATCGATTGGTTGTTACCGAGGTTTAAAAACCGCTTCGGGAGCAGGTGCGGTGGGAGAATCGACAACTTCTGCAGTTGTTGGTTCTATTATCTTGGTTTCTATCTTAGATGGAATTTTTTCCGTCTTATACTTTTATTTACGTATATGA
- a CDS encoding helix-turn-helix domain-containing protein yields the protein MILFYILTHSLEASIFMGNVTIHFIAFSAGLSFLFAIGELVRTNASRQSRVQGLLFLFAALFQTHTYLTCTELYQLYPHFYLVHLPFTASIGSLLKQYFSELWNENPNKNEFSLWELTPAFLVILFMLPFYFSSAEEKIAIHQMYLSKGVPLRFQLIILLAVLPIFYSAYYVFSNMFRYIRWESFKKSAHLRLVGLVVGFGAFASAIGVYTLFFHARHGLQIVSFFISCLIIGIYLLRQKSPELWGEVQRIVIEEKKYQTSQLGSFDLLELHNRFKSLMETKKVYLDETINLEKLAKHMNLSEHQLSEFLNTHLKKSFFHLVNYYRIKEAKDLFANHPEKNILTIAYEVGFPSKSTFYDAFKREVGQSPSEYRKNLKN from the coding sequence GTGATTTTATTTTACATTCTAACCCATTCTTTAGAAGCTTCTATATTTATGGGGAATGTAACAATCCACTTCATTGCGTTTTCTGCTGGTTTATCCTTTTTGTTTGCGATAGGCGAATTGGTTAGGACAAATGCGAGCCGCCAGTCCAGGGTGCAGGGTTTGTTATTTTTGTTCGCAGCCTTATTCCAAACTCATACATATTTGACTTGCACTGAACTCTATCAACTTTACCCACATTTTTATTTAGTACATCTACCCTTCACTGCGAGTATCGGTTCACTACTAAAACAGTATTTTTCGGAACTCTGGAATGAAAATCCAAACAAAAATGAATTTTCCCTTTGGGAACTGACTCCAGCATTTTTGGTAATATTATTTATGTTACCTTTTTATTTTTCCTCAGCAGAGGAAAAAATTGCGATCCACCAGATGTATCTATCAAAAGGAGTCCCCTTACGATTTCAGCTCATCATTTTACTTGCGGTCCTACCCATATTTTACTCCGCTTATTATGTATTCTCCAATATGTTCCGGTATATCCGGTGGGAATCTTTTAAAAAGTCAGCACACTTACGTTTGGTGGGTCTTGTGGTAGGTTTTGGAGCATTTGCCAGTGCCATCGGAGTTTATACATTATTTTTCCATGCAAGGCACGGACTTCAGATTGTTTCTTTTTTCATATCTTGTCTCATCATCGGCATTTACCTTTTGAGACAAAAAAGTCCTGAACTTTGGGGTGAAGTACAAAGGATTGTCATCGAAGAAAAAAAATACCAAACATCCCAATTGGGTTCATTTGATTTGTTAGAACTCCATAACCGATTTAAATCTTTGATGGAAACAAAAAAAGTTTACTTAGATGAAACAATCAATTTGGAAAAACTTGCAAAACATATGAATTTATCAGAACACCAACTCTCAGAATTTCTAAATACCCATTTGAAAAAAAGTTTTTTCCATTTAGTGAATTACTACCGTATTAAAGAAGCCAAAGATTTATTTGCAAATCATCCTGAAAAAAACATTTTAACCATCGCGTATGAAGTTGGTTTTCCTTCGAAATCCACTTTTTATGATGCCTTCAAACGTGAAGTGGGACAAAGCCCCAGTGAATACCGTAAGAATTTGAAAAATTAA